Sequence from the Nocardiopsis sp. YSL2 genome:
ACCACCCACGCCGGCGAGTCTCCGCCGAACATGCCCTGGCGGCCCCGCCGACCACACACCGAACCACCCACGTACCTTGAGGGAGCGGCAATGACCGTCACCGACACCAGCCCGGACACCAGAGGGACCGAGCAGGCCGTCGTCCTGGACCCGATCCAGGACGCCGTCGCCGACATCGCCGCCGGGCGCGCCGTCGTGGTCGTGGACGACGAGGACCGCGAGAACGAGGGCGACATCATCTTCGCGGCCGAACTCGCCACCCCGGAACTCCTGGCGTTCATGATCCGCTACACCTCCGGTGTGGTGTGCGTCCCGCTGGAGGGCCACGACCTGGACCGCCTCGACCTGCCGTTGATGACCGCGCGCAACGAGGAGAGCCTGCGCACCGCCTACACCGTCACCGTCGACGCCCGCGAGGGTGTCACCACCGGTATCTCCGCGGCCGACCGCGCGCACACCATCCGCCTGCTGGCCGACGCCGACAGCCGCCGCGCCGACTTCGTCCGGCCCGGCCACATCCTGCCCCTGCGCGCCCGCCCGGGCGGTGTGCTGGCCCGCCGCGGCCACACCGAGGCCTCGGTCGACCTCGCCCGCCTGGCCGGGCTGCGCCCCGCCGGGGTCCTGGCCGAGGTCGTCAACGACGACGGCACCATGGCCCGCCTGCCCCGCCTGCGGGCGTTCGCCGACGAGCACGGCCTCAAACTGGTCTCCGTCGAGCAGCTCGCCGCCCACCGCGTCGCCCTGGGCGAGACGCTCACCGAGGAGCAGGCCACCCCGTCCCTGGTCACCCGCCAGGTCGAGACCCGACTGCCCAACCGCTACGGCGAGTGGCGCGCGGTCGGCTTCACCGGCGCCGCCGACGGGGCCGAGCACGTCGCCCTCGTCCTCGGCGACCTCGGCGACGGCACCGACGTCCTGACCCGACTGCACTCGGAGTGCCTGACCGGCGACGCCTTCGGCTCACACCGCTGCGACTGCGGCGCCCAGTTGGACGCCGCCATGGCCGACATCGCCGAGGAGGGGCGCGGTGTCGTCGTCTACCTCGGCGGTCACGAGGGCCGGGGGATCGGCCTGCTGCACAAGCTGCGCGCCTACAGCCTCCAGGACCAGGGGGTGGACACCGTCGACGCCAACCTGCGGCTGGGCCTGCCCGCCGACGCCCGTGAGTTCGGGGCCGGCGCCCAGATCCTCACCGACCTCGGGGTGGCCTCGGTCCGGCTGCTGTCCAACAACCCGGCCAAGGCCGAGGGGCTGGAACGGCACGGCGTGCGTGTCGGCGAGCGCGTGGCCATGCCCTCCTTCGTCACCGACGACAACATCGCCTACCTGCGGACCAAGCGCGACCGCATGGGCCACGCGCTCTCCGGCATCGCGCGCTAGCGCGGTTCCGCCCACCGATCCTCGACCGCCCCGCCCCGCACCAAGGAGACACGCACATGAGTGGTGAAGGACGCCCCGAACCCGATGACGTCGACGCCACCGGACTGTCCGTCGGCATCGTCGTCACGCGCTGGAACGCGCCCATCGTCGAGCCGATGCTCGCCAACGCCCTGGCCGCGGTCAAGGCCTCCGGCGCCGCCGAACCCGTCGTCGTCCGCGTCGCCGGAGCCGTGGAGATCCCCGTCGTCGCCCAGGAGCTCGCGCGCCGGCACGACGCCGTGATCGCGCTGGGCGCCGTCATCCGCGGCGGCACGCCGCACTTCGACTACGTGTGCCAGTCCGTCACCCACGGGCTCACCGAGGTCGCCCTGCGCCAGTCCACCCCCGTCGGCAACGGCGTGCTCACATGTGACACCCTTGAACAGGCGCGTGACCGCGCCGGCCTGCCGGGCAGTGCCGAGGACAAGGGCGCCGAAGCGGCGCTGGCCGCCCTGGACGCCGCGGCGGCCCTGCGCGGGCTGCGCCGCTGAGTCGGGCGTCCGTGAACGGACGGGCCGCGGGTGACGCCGCGGCCGTCGGCCCGGTCACGGCCATGACGGAGGCGGAACCCCTCCCGTCGGCGGACGCCGGCGGGGCTCGGAGCGGAGCAGTTGGTGCGGACTGAGGAACAAGCGGTGGACGAGGTCTCCAAGAAGCCGACGCTGCCCATGACGTGGCGCCCCCGCGCGATGCGCTGGGTCGCCTACGGCCTGGCCCTGCTGATCGTCGCCACGATGGGCGTGCTCTCGGCGACCCTTCCGCAGGACTGGCGGCTCCAGGACCGCGTCATGCTGTTCGGGCTCGGCCTGGTCATCGCCGCGGTCCTCCACCTGCTCGGACGCCCGCGCCTGGTGGCCACGAGGCGCAACGTCACCATCGTCAACAGCATCCGCACCCACGTGCTGGCCTGGCCGGAGATCGTCGACGCGCAGATGCGCGAGGGGGAGCCCTGGCCCTCGGTCGACCTGTCCGACGGCAGCACGCTCGCGGTGATGGGTATCCAGAGCGCGGACGGCGAGCTCGCCCGGCGCCAGCTCAGGGACTTCCGGTCCCTGCTGCACGAGCGCGGCGAGGCACAGGAGCCCGACCGGGGCTGACCCGTTCGTAGAGACGTACAAGGGGAGTCGCCGTTTCTTGAGTGAACGGCGACTCCCCTTCCGCCGCGCGGGGCACATACCGTGGAAGGCGAGGCCCGCGTTCGTCCTCCGCGAGCGCCGGGGGCGCGGGACGAGCGGAAGAAGGGGTGTCGCGTGAGGGATATCCGAGCGGCCGTGTCACGGCTGTACGCCTCGGGTGAGACGTTCGCGCTGGCCACGGTCATCGACACGGACAAGAGCGCACCTCGTGGGCCGGGGGCGGCCATGCTGGTCAGCGCCTCCGGAGAGGTCACCGGGAGCGTGTCGGGCGGGTGTGTCGAGGGCGCCGTCTACGAGGAGGCGCTGGAGGCGATCCGTACGGGAGAGCCCGTGCGGCGCACCTACGGCTACAGCGACGAGGAGGCGTTCAGCGTCGGCCTGACCTGTGGTGGAACCCTCCACATGTTCGTCGAACCCCTCAGTCGGGACACCTTCCCCCAGCTCGGTTCCGTCCTCGGGGCCGTCGACGAGCACCAGCCGGTCGCCGTGGCCACCGTCGTGGCCGACCCCTCCGGCGCCGACCGGGTCGGAGCGCGCCGCGTGGTGTGGCCGACGCACGCCGAGGGCGACCTGGGGGCCGGCGGCGGACGCCTGGCCGACGCGCTCGACGACGACGTTCGCGGCATGCTGGCCCAGGGCAGCACCGGTGTGCTGCGGTACGGGGCCGACGGGCAGCGGCGCGGCGACGAACTGGAGGTGTTCGTCCAGTCCTTCACCCCCGCGCCGCGGATGCTGGTGTTCGGCGCCATCGACTTCGCCGCCGCCGTCGCCGACCTGGGCACCTACCTGGGCTACCGCGTGACGGTGTGCGACGCCCGTCCGGTGTTCGCCACGCGCAGGCGCTTCCCCACCGCCGAGGAGGTGGTGGTCAAGTGGCCGCACGTGTTCCTCGACGAGATCGCCGACCAGGTCGACGAGCGGACCGTCGTGTGCGTGCTCACCCACGACCCCAAGTTCGACGTGCCGGTCATCAAGGCCGCCCTGGCCACCCGCGCGGGCTACATCGGCGCGATGGGGTCGCGGCGCACCCACGAGGACCGGTTGGAGCGGCTGCGCGAGGCGGGGGTCGACGAGGAGCGGCTGGAGCGCCTGCAC
This genomic interval carries:
- a CDS encoding bifunctional 3,4-dihydroxy-2-butanone-4-phosphate synthase/GTP cyclohydrolase II, with product MTVTDTSPDTRGTEQAVVLDPIQDAVADIAAGRAVVVVDDEDRENEGDIIFAAELATPELLAFMIRYTSGVVCVPLEGHDLDRLDLPLMTARNEESLRTAYTVTVDAREGVTTGISAADRAHTIRLLADADSRRADFVRPGHILPLRARPGGVLARRGHTEASVDLARLAGLRPAGVLAEVVNDDGTMARLPRLRAFADEHGLKLVSVEQLAAHRVALGETLTEEQATPSLVTRQVETRLPNRYGEWRAVGFTGAADGAEHVALVLGDLGDGTDVLTRLHSECLTGDAFGSHRCDCGAQLDAAMADIAEEGRGVVVYLGGHEGRGIGLLHKLRAYSLQDQGVDTVDANLRLGLPADAREFGAGAQILTDLGVASVRLLSNNPAKAEGLERHGVRVGERVAMPSFVTDDNIAYLRTKRDRMGHALSGIAR
- the ribH gene encoding 6,7-dimethyl-8-ribityllumazine synthase, encoding MSGEGRPEPDDVDATGLSVGIVVTRWNAPIVEPMLANALAAVKASGAAEPVVVRVAGAVEIPVVAQELARRHDAVIALGAVIRGGTPHFDYVCQSVTHGLTEVALRQSTPVGNGVLTCDTLEQARDRAGLPGSAEDKGAEAALAALDAAAALRGLRR
- a CDS encoding PH domain-containing protein; protein product: MDEVSKKPTLPMTWRPRAMRWVAYGLALLIVATMGVLSATLPQDWRLQDRVMLFGLGLVIAAVLHLLGRPRLVATRRNVTIVNSIRTHVLAWPEIVDAQMREGEPWPSVDLSDGSTLAVMGIQSADGELARRQLRDFRSLLHERGEAQEPDRG
- a CDS encoding XdhC/CoxI family protein, which translates into the protein MRDIRAAVSRLYASGETFALATVIDTDKSAPRGPGAAMLVSASGEVTGSVSGGCVEGAVYEEALEAIRTGEPVRRTYGYSDEEAFSVGLTCGGTLHMFVEPLSRDTFPQLGSVLGAVDEHQPVAVATVVADPSGADRVGARRVVWPTHAEGDLGAGGGRLADALDDDVRGMLAQGSTGVLRYGADGQRRGDELEVFVQSFTPAPRMLVFGAIDFAAAVADLGTYLGYRVTVCDARPVFATRRRFPTAEEVVVKWPHVFLDEIADQVDERTVVCVLTHDPKFDVPVIKAALATRAGYIGAMGSRRTHEDRLERLREAGVDEERLERLHSPIGLDLGARTPEETAVSIAAELVQVRWGGSGRALRETSGRIHGETPAPTPVPAGFGHVRR